The proteins below come from a single Candidatus Zixiibacteriota bacterium genomic window:
- a CDS encoding DMT family transporter, whose protein sequence is MNDQTDNTTERSAGSGYAFAVGSTFASGLATVVGKWNLAHISPLLMNSLIFLIATIFLSVTLLPARGGIKNVFRLSAKGWFWIAMFVISSLLAVWGYWAGVQRMDPTLATFLNRAEVMVAIILGMIFLRERFTKVETLGVLLSIAGIIVMRLTLRVEYTSGFWFVLGGAFFFGITEFVSKIAVRYVEPLILGYIRNMMLALLYWIAFGAVGRGFDGLSSVWPGVLALALIGPVAARLMYLTALNKLELSRVAVISQSQPVFVILIALLALGQLPTFREITGGVLLTLGCVIMILSRYTNNRRLRHS, encoded by the coding sequence TTGAACGATCAGACAGACAACACAACTGAGAGAAGTGCCGGCAGCGGATACGCTTTCGCGGTCGGGTCGACGTTTGCATCGGGTTTAGCGACTGTTGTCGGCAAGTGGAATCTTGCACACATCTCTCCCCTGCTCATGAACAGCTTGATCTTCCTGATCGCGACCATATTCCTTTCTGTGACACTTCTCCCCGCCCGTGGTGGGATCAAGAACGTCTTCAGACTCTCCGCCAAAGGGTGGTTCTGGATTGCGATGTTTGTCATCAGCTCCCTTCTCGCAGTATGGGGATACTGGGCGGGTGTGCAACGAATGGACCCTACTCTGGCCACGTTTCTGAATCGCGCCGAAGTCATGGTGGCGATCATACTGGGGATGATATTCCTGAGAGAGCGATTCACGAAAGTCGAAACGCTCGGAGTACTGCTATCGATCGCCGGTATAATCGTGATGCGTCTCACACTGCGAGTGGAGTACACATCAGGATTCTGGTTCGTACTGGGAGGAGCGTTCTTCTTCGGCATAACCGAGTTCGTATCGAAAATCGCCGTTCGCTATGTTGAACCACTGATTCTCGGCTACATACGTAACATGATGCTCGCCCTGCTCTACTGGATCGCGTTTGGGGCTGTCGGGCGAGGTTTCGATGGGCTCTCATCCGTCTGGCCGGGCGTGCTGGCGCTTGCTCTGATCGGTCCCGTGGCGGCGAGGCTCATGTATCTGACAGCCCTGAACAAGCTGGAGCTGTCCAGAGTCGCTGTCATCAGCCAGAGTCAACCGGTCTTCGTGATTCTGATAGCACTCCTCGCTCTCGGGCAGTTACCCACCTTCAGGGAGATCACCGGAGGAGTGCTCCTGACCCTCGGCTGTGTAATAATGATCCTATCGCGCTACACCAATAACCGACGGCTCCGTCACTCCTGA